From a single Vibrio toranzoniae genomic region:
- a CDS encoding SoxR reducing system RseC family protein, giving the protein MMTALATVSSVEQKGKQYFVQLSCEQQTSCSSCSSQKSCGTGIVTKAVGNKALFWQFKTKSLVKAGQIVEIGFPEKSLLQSAAIVYLVPLFMLMIGAGFGQLLLQPLLQGGEGVVILCAALFTTAGIALAKRLAKPMEDKSKQEVVLIRILGESLV; this is encoded by the coding sequence ATGATGACCGCGTTGGCGACCGTTAGCTCAGTCGAGCAAAAAGGTAAGCAATATTTTGTTCAACTGAGCTGCGAACAGCAAACCAGTTGCAGTAGTTGCTCTTCTCAAAAAAGCTGCGGAACCGGTATTGTCACCAAGGCCGTTGGTAATAAAGCTTTGTTTTGGCAGTTTAAAACCAAAAGCCTTGTTAAAGCCGGACAAATTGTAGAGATTGGCTTCCCAGAAAAAAGTCTGCTTCAGTCGGCGGCTATTGTTTACCTCGTCCCACTTTTCATGTTGATGATTGGTGCTGGCTTTGGACAACTCTTGTTACAGCCCTTGCTCCAAGGGGGCGAAGGGGTTGTTATACTCTGTGCTGCACTATTTACCACTGCTGGTATTGCCTTGGCGAAGCGGTTAGCCAAACCAATGGAAGACAAATCCAAGCAAGAAGTCGTCTTGATTCGAATTCTAGGTGAGTCTCTCGTCTAA